In Carya illinoinensis cultivar Pawnee chromosome 6, C.illinoinensisPawnee_v1, whole genome shotgun sequence, a single genomic region encodes these proteins:
- the LOC122313045 gene encoding 8-hydroxygeraniol oxidoreductase-like isoform X2, whose product MSKSHSHIITCKAAVYWGVGEPVRLEEIEVDPPKTSEVRVKVLCASICHTDILFAKGIPIPIFPRVLGHEGVGVVESVGEEVADLKEGDLVIPTYIGECKDCENCLSGKTNLCLKFPLPMSGLMRDDTSRMSVRGQKLYHAFTCSTWSEYTVVDANYVVKIDPTIPLPHASFLSCGFSTGFGAVWKGAGVEKGSSVAVLGLGAVGLGAIEGARTQGATKIIGIDKNGRKKRKAEAFGMTDFINPDEHDHKSVSELVKESTGGMGVDYCFECTGVAPLANEALLATKMEIQLDELLSHEVSLQDIDKAFELLNNPDCVKVLIKP is encoded by the exons ATGTCGAAGAGCCACTCACATATCATTACTTGCAAAG CGGCGGTGTATTGGGGAGTCGGGGAACCGGTGAGGCTGGAAGAGATAGAGGTGGACCCTCCAAAAACATCCGAAGTTCGCGTGAAAGTACTGTGTGCTAGTATTTGCCACACCGACATCTTGTTCGCCAAAGGGATTCCAATT CCTATTTTCCCTCGAGTTTTAGGACATGAAGGTGTTGG CGTGGTAGAGAGTGTTGGCGAGGAAGTAGCAGATCTCAAAGAAGGAGATCTTGTCATTCCAACCTACATCGGAGAGTGCAAAGACTGTGAGAATTGTTTGTCAGGGAAGACCAACTTATGCCTCAAATTCCCACTACCCATGAGTGGTCTGATGCGCGACGACACTTCGAGAATGTCTGTAAGAGGCCAGAAACTGTACCACGCATTTACCTGTTCGACATGGTCAGAGTACACAGTTGTTGATGCTAATTATGTTGTCAAGATTGACCCAACCATACCTCTACCACATGCAAGCTTCTTATCATGTGGATTCTCCACTGGATTTGGGGCTGTATGGAAGGGAGCTGGGGTTGAAAAAGGATCTAGTGTTGCTGTTCTCGGTCTTGGCGCTGTTGGATTAGGG GCCATAGAGGGGGCAAGAACACAGGGGGCAACAAAGATAATTGGAATTGACAAAAAtgggagaaagaaaagaaaagcagaaGCTTTTGGAATGACAGACTTTATAAACCCTGATGAACATGATCATAAATCTGTCTCGGAGTTGGTGAAAGAATCCACAGGCGGAATGGGTGTGGACTATTGCTTTGAGTGCACAGGGGTGGCACCCTTGGCCAATGAAGCCCTCCTTGCCACAAAAATG GAAATCCAACTTGATGAACTTTTGAGTCACGAAGTTTCACTGCAAGATATAGATAAAGCATTTGAGCTATTGAACAATCCTGATTGTGTGAAGGTCCTTATCAAGCCTTGA
- the LOC122314239 gene encoding dnAJ-like protein slr0093 isoform X3 yields MEGNHNSIQKDYYKVLEVDYDATEENIRLNYLRLALKWHPDKHKGDSAATVKFQEINAAYKVLSDPAKRLDYDLTGIYEIDKYTLREYLARFKGMILTCNGLGISHLPI; encoded by the exons ATGGAAGGCAATCATAATTCTATCCAAAAG GACTACTACAAAGTTTTGGAGGTTGATTATGATGCAACTGAGGAAAATATCAGATTAAATTACCTAAGGCTTGCGCTG AAATGGCATCCTGATAAGCACAAGGGTGACAGTGCTGCTACTGTAAAGTTCCAAGAGATCAATGCGGCTTACAAAG TTTTGAGTGATCCTGCTAAACGACTTGACTATGATCTAACTGGAATCTATGAGATTGATAAGTATACTTTGCGG GAATATCTTGCCAGATTTAAAGGAATGATACTTACCTGCAATGGGCTTGGTATTAGTCATTTGCCAATATG A
- the LOC122314239 gene encoding dnAJ-like protein slr0093 isoform X2, whose amino-acid sequence MEGNHNSIQKDYYKVLEVDYDATEENIRLNYLRLALKWHPDKHKGDSAATVKFQEINAAYKVLSDPAKRLDYDLTGIYEIDKYTLREYLARFKGMILTCNGLGISHLPIWTQQLTETNELSDK is encoded by the exons ATGGAAGGCAATCATAATTCTATCCAAAAG GACTACTACAAAGTTTTGGAGGTTGATTATGATGCAACTGAGGAAAATATCAGATTAAATTACCTAAGGCTTGCGCTG AAATGGCATCCTGATAAGCACAAGGGTGACAGTGCTGCTACTGTAAAGTTCCAAGAGATCAATGCGGCTTACAAAG TTTTGAGTGATCCTGCTAAACGACTTGACTATGATCTAACTGGAATCTATGAGATTGATAAGTATACTTTGCGG GAATATCTTGCCAGATTTAAAGGAATGATACTTACCTGCAATGGGCTTGGTATTAGTCATTTGCCAATATG GACACAACAGCTGACAGAAACCAATGAGTTAAGTGATAAATGA
- the LOC122314239 gene encoding dnAJ-like protein slr0093 isoform X1: MEGNHNSIQKDYYKVLEVDYDATEENIRLNYLRLALKWHPDKHKGDSAATVKFQEINAAYKVLSDPAKRLDYDLTGIYEIDKYTLREYLARFKGMILTCNGLGISHLPIWYTLINMNGVAKCAAEL; encoded by the exons ATGGAAGGCAATCATAATTCTATCCAAAAG GACTACTACAAAGTTTTGGAGGTTGATTATGATGCAACTGAGGAAAATATCAGATTAAATTACCTAAGGCTTGCGCTG AAATGGCATCCTGATAAGCACAAGGGTGACAGTGCTGCTACTGTAAAGTTCCAAGAGATCAATGCGGCTTACAAAG TTTTGAGTGATCCTGCTAAACGACTTGACTATGATCTAACTGGAATCTATGAGATTGATAAGTATACTTTGCGG GAATATCTTGCCAGATTTAAAGGAATGATACTTACCTGCAATGGGCTTGGTATTAGTCATTTGCCAATATGGTATACCTTAATTAATATGAATGGAGTTGCCAAATGTGCTGCTGAATTATAG
- the LOC122314239 gene encoding dnAJ-like protein slr0093 isoform X6 translates to MEGNHNSIQKDYYKVLEVDYDATEENIRLNYLRLALKWHPDKHKGDSAATVKFQEINAAYKVLSDPAKRLDYDLTGIYEIDKYTLRDTTADRNQ, encoded by the exons ATGGAAGGCAATCATAATTCTATCCAAAAG GACTACTACAAAGTTTTGGAGGTTGATTATGATGCAACTGAGGAAAATATCAGATTAAATTACCTAAGGCTTGCGCTG AAATGGCATCCTGATAAGCACAAGGGTGACAGTGCTGCTACTGTAAAGTTCCAAGAGATCAATGCGGCTTACAAAG TTTTGAGTGATCCTGCTAAACGACTTGACTATGATCTAACTGGAATCTATGAGATTGATAAGTATACTTTGCGG GACACAACAGCTGACAGAAACCAATGA
- the LOC122313045 gene encoding 8-hydroxygeraniol oxidoreductase-like isoform X1, giving the protein MSKSHSHIITCKAAVYWGVGEPVRLEEIEVDPPKTSEVRVKVLCASICHTDILFAKGIPIPIFPRVLGHEGVGVVESVGEEVADLKEGDLVIPTYIGECKDCENCLSGKTNLCLKFPLPMSGLMRDDTSRMSVRGQKLYHAFTCSTWSEYTVVDANYVVKIDPTIPLPHASFLSCGFSTGFGAVWKGAGVEKGSSVAVLGLGAVGLGAIEGARTQGATKIIGIDKNGRKKRKAEAFGMTDFINPDEHDHKSVSELVKESTGGMGVDYCFECTGVAPLANEALLATKMGKGQAMVIGAGTHANVEISCLALLLGGALKGSILGGLKAKTDLPVILDKCKNKEIQLDELLSHEVSLQDIDKAFELLNNPDCVKVLIKP; this is encoded by the exons ATGTCGAAGAGCCACTCACATATCATTACTTGCAAAG CGGCGGTGTATTGGGGAGTCGGGGAACCGGTGAGGCTGGAAGAGATAGAGGTGGACCCTCCAAAAACATCCGAAGTTCGCGTGAAAGTACTGTGTGCTAGTATTTGCCACACCGACATCTTGTTCGCCAAAGGGATTCCAATT CCTATTTTCCCTCGAGTTTTAGGACATGAAGGTGTTGG CGTGGTAGAGAGTGTTGGCGAGGAAGTAGCAGATCTCAAAGAAGGAGATCTTGTCATTCCAACCTACATCGGAGAGTGCAAAGACTGTGAGAATTGTTTGTCAGGGAAGACCAACTTATGCCTCAAATTCCCACTACCCATGAGTGGTCTGATGCGCGACGACACTTCGAGAATGTCTGTAAGAGGCCAGAAACTGTACCACGCATTTACCTGTTCGACATGGTCAGAGTACACAGTTGTTGATGCTAATTATGTTGTCAAGATTGACCCAACCATACCTCTACCACATGCAAGCTTCTTATCATGTGGATTCTCCACTGGATTTGGGGCTGTATGGAAGGGAGCTGGGGTTGAAAAAGGATCTAGTGTTGCTGTTCTCGGTCTTGGCGCTGTTGGATTAGGG GCCATAGAGGGGGCAAGAACACAGGGGGCAACAAAGATAATTGGAATTGACAAAAAtgggagaaagaaaagaaaagcagaaGCTTTTGGAATGACAGACTTTATAAACCCTGATGAACATGATCATAAATCTGTCTCGGAGTTGGTGAAAGAATCCACAGGCGGAATGGGTGTGGACTATTGCTTTGAGTGCACAGGGGTGGCACCCTTGGCCAATGAAGCCCTCCTTGCCACAAAAATG GGAAAAGGACAGGCAATGGTAATTGGTGCAGGAACTCATGCAAATGTGGAGATCAGTTGCCTTGCCCTCTTGCTAGGTGGGGCTTTGAAGGGTTCCATTTTGGGAGGTCTCAAAGCCAAAACTGACCTACCTGTTATACTCGACAAATGCAAAAACAAg GAAATCCAACTTGATGAACTTTTGAGTCACGAAGTTTCACTGCAAGATATAGATAAAGCATTTGAGCTATTGAACAATCCTGATTGTGTGAAGGTCCTTATCAAGCCTTGA
- the LOC122314239 gene encoding dnAJ-like protein slr0093 isoform X4 yields the protein MEGNHNSIQKDYYKVLEVDYDATEENIRLNYLRLALKWHPDKHKGDSAATVKFQEINAAYKVLSDPAKRLDYDLTGIYEIDKYTLREYLARFKGMILTCNGLELKVPE from the exons ATGGAAGGCAATCATAATTCTATCCAAAAG GACTACTACAAAGTTTTGGAGGTTGATTATGATGCAACTGAGGAAAATATCAGATTAAATTACCTAAGGCTTGCGCTG AAATGGCATCCTGATAAGCACAAGGGTGACAGTGCTGCTACTGTAAAGTTCCAAGAGATCAATGCGGCTTACAAAG TTTTGAGTGATCCTGCTAAACGACTTGACTATGATCTAACTGGAATCTATGAGATTGATAAGTATACTTTGCGG GAATATCTTGCCAGATTTAAAGGAATGATACTTACCTGCAATGGGCTTG AACTGAAGGTCCCAGAATGA
- the LOC122314239 gene encoding dnAJ-like protein slr0093 isoform X5, producing MEGNHNSIQKDYYKVLEVDYDATEENIRLNYLRLALKWHPDKHKGDSAATVKFQEINAAYKVLSDPAKRLDYDLTGIYEIDKYTLREYLARFKGMILTCNGLGHNS from the exons ATGGAAGGCAATCATAATTCTATCCAAAAG GACTACTACAAAGTTTTGGAGGTTGATTATGATGCAACTGAGGAAAATATCAGATTAAATTACCTAAGGCTTGCGCTG AAATGGCATCCTGATAAGCACAAGGGTGACAGTGCTGCTACTGTAAAGTTCCAAGAGATCAATGCGGCTTACAAAG TTTTGAGTGATCCTGCTAAACGACTTGACTATGATCTAACTGGAATCTATGAGATTGATAAGTATACTTTGCGG GAATATCTTGCCAGATTTAAAGGAATGATACTTACCTGCAATGGGCTTG GACACAACAGCTGA